The Paenibacillus sp. 481 DNA window TTCTTCACTTGCTTCTCCGTGCCATCCGCTACCTCTTGGATCGACACCGCAATATGCTCAGTCGCCTTGCTCGTATGATCCGCATTTGCCGACAACTCCTCGGCTGACGTAGTTACGTCTTCAGCCGTACGGTTAACTTGCACGATAAAGCTGCGCAGCGTCCTAATCATCGTATTGACCGCAGTCGTCAGCCTGCCGACCTCATCCTGCGACTTCACCGGCAACTCATCAAGGCTCAAGTTGCCTTGAGAAATAAGCTCCGCTGCATTTGACACCGCTATAATTGGTCGTGTAATTTGCTGTGCAATAAAGTAAGCAAGTGCAATCACAGCTAAGCTTACGAGTAGAACGATAATCGTTACGTTTGTCTTAATCGACGCTACAGCAGCCGTAATTGAATCCTCTGGGATATGCATGTACACACTATATCCAGCTGTTGATACTGGCGCATATGCTACCGTATAATTATGTCCCGCTTCGCTATATGTATATGAAGCCGCTTCCGCCTTCTTCCCATCCAAAATCGTCGTCAATCCAGCAGATAGCTTCGCTTCTTTCGCCGTCTTTCCGATGAGCTCTTTATTCGGATGGAGTTGAATTTTGCCCTGGTTGTCCATGACAATCGGATAGCCGACACCGTTATCAATGTACAAATCCTTCATAATCTTAGATGTAAATCCTTCAAAATTGACAAGCCCTGTCAACACACCTTTTACGTTGCCGTCAACTCCTTTAACAGGAGAGGCCATAATAATAGAGCGTTTGCCCGTTGTCTTGGCTAAGATTACGTTCGTAAACGTTTCTTGGCCTTCCAGCCCGTTTTTGAAAAACGGACGCATTCCCAAGTTGATGCCGATACTGTCTTTGAATGTGTCTGCTTTCACAAGGCCATCCGTACCAATAAACGTGTTGCCGTCATACGCCTGAGTTACCTTTTTTAACGATTGCAAATAAGCCGATTTCTGTACATGATCATCTGAGCGAATGTCTGTCGTTGACGCTAGCAAGCGTATCTCCGTCATACGTTCATCTAAATAAGAGTCCATCATCATTGCCGTGCTTTTCGTAAGTGCTAGATAAGAATCACTTTGTTTCTCTATCGTCTTTTGTGTACCTGTATTGTACACGTACAGAGACGTTGAAATGAGCGGAATAAACGATACAACTAGAAACCAGACAATAAGCTTATTTTTCAAGTTCCCTGTAAACCACGTGCGAATCAGACTGTCGGCTTTATGAGCCGAATCTTGTCCGACATTTGCGTCCATTAATAATTCCTCCACTCTATCCTATAAAGTTCTCTAGTTATGGGTAAGCCGCATGTATGTTCGAAGGTGTGTATTAGCATCATGATGTGATTACATGCTATATATGTTGAGGGGACTTCAGAGGAGGTCCAGTTCACCTGGACCTGCCTCATCCGTCATTACCGTTATATTAACGATTAATAGCCGATAGCTGCGCCTTCACCACGTGGGTCAGCGCCAGCAAATTTAACGTTGGTGTTCGGATCAATTACGACCATACCGGATTGACCAACTTGGTCTGTGTAGTCTTCAATCTTCTTCACCGGATGACCACGACGAATCATTTCATCCATAACGGATTGTGGAATACGACCTTCCATTCTTAGTCCGTTAGCAGATTCTCCCCAGTTACGGCCGTGCAACCATCTTGGTGCTTCAATAGCGTCTTGAACCGTCATACCGAAGTCAACGAAACGTGTAACAAGTGCCGCTTGTGTCTGAGGTTGTCCCTCGCCACCTTGCGTACCATACAACATGAACGGCTTGCCGTCTTTCATCAACATTGCAGGGTTCAATGTATGGAATGTGCGTTTCTTAGGCTCCAAGTCGTTAATATGGTTCTTATCCAAGGAGAAGAAGCTACCACGGTTCTGCAACAGAACACCTGTGTCTTTTGCAACTACGCCTGCGCCCCAGTCAAAATAGTGAGACTGGATTACGGATACAGAGTTACCGTCTTTATCAACGATTCCCAACCATACTGTGTCACCTTTAGGGTCAAGCGGTTTTACATTTTCAGCTGCCTTTTTCATATCGATACGTGCAGCCAAGTTTTTGCCATGCTCTTTGGACAACAATTGATCAACTGGAATTTTAACGAATTCTGGATCAGTCAACCATTTATCACGGTCAGCAAATGCTTGCTTTGTAGCTTCAACCATCACGTGGTAGTAGTCAGCTGTGCCTTCGCCCATACCCTTCAAGTCAAAGTTGTTCAAAATGTTCAAGATAGACAAGGAAGCCATACCTTGAGAGTTCGGTGGTACGTTGTAAGCTTTGTAGCCACGGTAGTCAACGGAGATTGGGTTTACCCAGTCCGCTTTGTGGTCAGCAAAGTCTTTGTAAGTCAAGGAGCCGCCGTTAGCTTGAATGTCAGCAGCGATTCTTTTAGCAGTCTCGCCTTTGTAGAACTCTTCAGCGCCTTTATCAGCAATTCTCTTCAGCGTGTTAGCCAAATCTTTTTGTACCATAACATCGCCTGTTTTGTAGTACTCGCCGTTAGGCTTCATGAATACGTCCGTAAACGTTTTGAAACGTCCCAAGTCCTTCAACTCTTTATTCGAAGGATCCATAGCCGTTTTTGTCCATCTTTCTTGGTTAGGTGTTACAGGATAGCCCTTTTCCGCATAGTGGATTGCGCGCTCCAACAACTCATCCCAGTCCATGGACAATTTCATTGTTTTTTCTGCATATTTGTAAGCTTCGCCCCATCCAGAAACCGTACCTGGAACTGTGTTAGCTGCCAAGTAACCACGGGAAGGAATTTTATCGAAGCCTTTATTTTTATAGAAATCGATTGTCGTCTTCTCGCCCGAGCGACCACTTGCGTTCAACGCTTTAACTTCTTGAGTCTTCGCGTTGTAGATGAGCCAGAATGCATCTCCGCCCATGCTTGTGTATTGTGGATACACAACCGCCAAAGCCGCTTGTGCAGCGATAGCCGCATCAACCGCATTACCGCCTTCTTCAAGAACCTCCAACGCCGCAGCAGAAGCCAAGTAGTGTGGAGTTGTAACGATTCCGTTCGGTGCCATTGTTGTTGGACGATTTGCTGCACCAGCAGTTGTTGAGAAGATCGAGAAGCACATTACCGTCGTCATCAACAATACTGTCCATTTTTTGAAATTAGTTCGCATGTTTCTCCTCCTAGAATTGTAATCGTGATGTTAGAGATATATTAGAACTTGTCCCTCTCTATCTATAACCTCCTTTCAAAGAGACAAAGGGCTCTATAAGGGCAGAAAAAAAGACGACATTGCAGCAAGAAAGAGACCTTTACCTTGGTTAGAGGAGGACCTTTCTGTGCAGGATGAAGAAGCTTCATCCCTTTAATGTCATCTTCTTTATAACCGTTGCGATGACAGGCAACTGGCTGGCTTAACCTGCGTAGAGTATGCAAGCGGTAGCCCCTATAGCTTTGCGACCTATCCTTTCGAATAGTGTGCTCTTTTCTGTTATTTTAACCATATCTGTTCATGTGAATATTTAATCATATATTGTGTATAGGTTTGATTATAGCTCAACTAACAAAATCTCTCAAGAGTCGACAAAATACGATATTTATTGATTTTGGGTCAATTCGATGACGATTTATCCTAATGGCGATCAGAGTGAGCAATTCTGCTTGAAACCATTATCCGAAATATATGTTTTTTAACCTATTTTTTACTATATATGCATAATTATAAAGTTGAAAACTGTCTTAAAATGGCGTAAATTACCAATATGAGTCGAAAAAAACATTCTAATCGTGAAATTGTCGTTCATGTCGCTGCTGAACTTTTTTTAACAACTGGCTATCAAATGACAAGCATGGATGATATTGTAGCCGCAAGCAAAGTTTCCAAGACGAATATTTATTATCATTTTAAAAGTAAGGAGGATGTTCTGCTCACCATTATCGACCGGATGGTAGAGTACTATTCTGAAAGAACGTCATCTATCGTCTCCCAACATCACGTTTCCGTCGTCGCCCGCATTGAATTTATGCTTCGTATGTTATGCTTTGACCCTTTTCAGCGGAATTGCCAAGCAGGCTGCCCTTTTCTCACTGTGTTTGCCCAGACTGCCAGAGAAAGCGAAGCTGTTCGCGAGAAAGTAAGAAGATTTTTTATGGATCAACTGATTGTCATAGAGCAACTACTCGATGAAGGAATTCGGATCAAGCAACTAAATGAATGCTTGCCTGTAAAGCAGACTGCCGCACTCATCGTCGCGATGTGGGAGGGCGGACAGTTTCTTGCTCAAGTGGATGAAAATGAACTCCTCTTACCGCATCTTTTTACATCGTTGGAGTGGATGCTGACTGCAAATATGACAGCTCACCATTCGGTATAGAACATAATGATGTCAGCATGAAACCTTCTTGGGGCCAGGCTAGTATTTATTTTTGGAGATCATATATGTGGTTTATATAGAAGAAATAGCTTACGGCTGCCACAAATGACGTAGGCACAATTTTCAAATGCTGTTGTTTCAGCAATATCAACCGTCGTCGTGCTGCTAATAGAGGCAACATGACAACTCATTTGTTGATGATCGTTCATAAGTCATTAAACTACCAGAAAGAGTAACGAGAGTCCCGTATATTTTAGTGTTGCTGCACTCTACAGTTAGCTTCTAAACTCAATGCAGTGAAATAAGCTTACAAAGCCAAGGATTAATCCTTGGCTCTTTTTTATGTGACCGATTGTAATATGTCGTGCAAAAGTTATCACATTCACCATAGTTACCATAAAGCGTTCAACTGAGTATTGATTCTCATGGCATGGTACCCGCCGCTAACGGATCTTACAGAGCTTATATCGCTCCTATTCATCGATGTTGATTTCTAACGGTTATTTAGAAAGCTTATTTGACGTTTTGAATGCTATTTCAGCTAATTTCATTAGAATAAGCTCCACCTTAACCGTTAGATTTTAAAATTGCGGTTATTTCTAGGAATAACAACTGCTGTAACCGTTAGAGGTAAGCGATGAGGGGCGACCCATAAATAGCCACAGTACGCTTGCCATAGATCGGTGTCGGGTGCGCTCAACTCAACAAACATCATGGACTCCACTTTGGCACTACTTTTGTTAGCTTTAGGCTTTCTCAAATCACTAAGCAGCTAAAGGTATTATGAAATGGATTCAATCTTACAAAAATAAATCGCATTCCTCGTCTCAAAGGTAGAATCGGATGGATTGAATTCAATCCATCATCCATTGGACAATGCTCCCCCCCCCTCTAAACGCTTAACCTTTATCACCAACGACCTCTCCCAGCCCTCGATAAATGCTCACGATTTCGGCCAACGGC harbors:
- a CDS encoding methyl-accepting chemotaxis protein, with translation MDANVGQDSAHKADSLIRTWFTGNLKNKLIVWFLVVSFIPLISTSLYVYNTGTQKTIEKQSDSYLALTKSTAMMMDSYLDERMTEIRLLASTTDIRSDDHVQKSAYLQSLKKVTQAYDGNTFIGTDGLVKADTFKDSIGINLGMRPFFKNGLEGQETFTNVILAKTTGKRSIIMASPVKGVDGNVKGVLTGLVNFEGFTSKIMKDLYIDNGVGYPIVMDNQGKIQLHPNKELIGKTAKEAKLSAGLTTILDGKKAEAASYTYSEAGHNYTVAYAPVSTAGYSVYMHIPEDSITAAVASIKTNVTIIVLLVSLAVIALAYFIAQQITRPIIAVSNAAELISQGNLSLDELPVKSQDEVGRLTTAVNTMIRTLRSFIVQVNRTAEDVTTSAEELSANADHTSKATEHIAVSIQEVADGTEKQVKNVEESVRSIRDVAEGVQQIAANAQGVANSAMSASESAEIGNRAIQSVERQMESIHTTVNTINETVKRLGQRSATIDNIVQVISGIAGQTNLLALNAAIEAARAGEHGRGFAVVAGEVRKLSEQSGESTKQIAELLAAIQKETAEAIESMERGTQEVAVGIEVVNQAGESFNEIMNAVQSVASQIQEVTSYLVQMNTSTDYAVSQVHVITQVAEQSAEGTQSVSAATEEQLAAMEQVSSSATSLAKMAEDLQLHVRQFKV
- a CDS encoding TetR/AcrR family transcriptional regulator; the protein is MSRKKHSNREIVVHVAAELFLTTGYQMTSMDDIVAASKVSKTNIYYHFKSKEDVLLTIIDRMVEYYSERTSSIVSQHHVSVVARIEFMLRMLCFDPFQRNCQAGCPFLTVFAQTARESEAVREKVRRFFMDQLIVIEQLLDEGIRIKQLNECLPVKQTAALIVAMWEGGQFLAQVDENELLLPHLFTSLEWMLTANMTAHHSV
- the ggt gene encoding gamma-glutamyltransferase, translated to MRTNFKKWTVLLMTTVMCFSIFSTTAGAANRPTTMAPNGIVTTPHYLASAAALEVLEEGGNAVDAAIAAQAALAVVYPQYTSMGGDAFWLIYNAKTQEVKALNASGRSGEKTTIDFYKNKGFDKIPSRGYLAANTVPGTVSGWGEAYKYAEKTMKLSMDWDELLERAIHYAEKGYPVTPNQERWTKTAMDPSNKELKDLGRFKTFTDVFMKPNGEYYKTGDVMVQKDLANTLKRIADKGAEEFYKGETAKRIAADIQANGGSLTYKDFADHKADWVNPISVDYRGYKAYNVPPNSQGMASLSILNILNNFDLKGMGEGTADYYHVMVEATKQAFADRDKWLTDPEFVKIPVDQLLSKEHGKNLAARIDMKKAAENVKPLDPKGDTVWLGIVDKDGNSVSVIQSHYFDWGAGVVAKDTGVLLQNRGSFFSLDKNHINDLEPKKRTFHTLNPAMLMKDGKPFMLYGTQGGEGQPQTQAALVTRFVDFGMTVQDAIEAPRWLHGRNWGESANGLRMEGRIPQSVMDEMIRRGHPVKKIEDYTDQVGQSGMVVIDPNTNVKFAGADPRGEGAAIGY